A genome region from Phoenix dactylifera cultivar Barhee BC4 chromosome 18, palm_55x_up_171113_PBpolish2nd_filt_p, whole genome shotgun sequence includes the following:
- the LOC103723060 gene encoding ATP-dependent zinc metalloprotease FTSH 1, chloroplastic-like: MACTGYPLLSSTLYGGTQLHPRRPKTKAFVPHLFHHPRTRPNSVQSFLLPPRNKKSRNSENNSNSELTPSVNAAVASFLLSTLAQQQPLSPALADDLSPPPDSPPVQLESATKPSAPSSPFSQSLLTAPKPQTSPDLPEGSQWRYSEFLNAVKKGKVERVRFSKDGGALQLTAVDGRRATVVVPNDPDLIDILAMNGVDISVSEGDGGNGLFAFIGNLLFPFLAFAGLFFLFRRAQGGPGGGPGGLGGPMDFGRSKSKFQEVPETGVNFADVAGADQAKLELQEVVDFLKNPDKYTALGAKIPKGCLLVGPPGTGKTLLARAVAGEAGVPFFSCAASEFVELFVGVGASRVRDLFEKAKSKAPCIVFIDEIDAVGRQRGAGLGGGNDEREQTINQLLTEMDGFSGNSGVIVLAATNRPDVLDSALLRPGRFDRQVTVDRPDVAGRVKILQVHSRGKALAKDVDFEKIARRTPGFTGADLQNLMNEAAIIAARRDLKEISKDEISDALERIIAGPEKKNAVVSEEKRKLVAYHEAGHALVGALMPEYDPVAKISIIPRGQAGGLTFFAPSEERLESGLYSRSYLENQMAVALGGRVAEEVIFGKDNVTTGASNDFMQVSRVARQMVERFGFSKKIGQVAIGGPGGNPFLGQQMSSQKDYSMATADVVDSEVRELVEKAYSRAMQIMSDNIDILHKLAQLLIEKETVDGEEFMSLFIDGKAELYVA; this comes from the exons ATGGCTTGCACAGGCTATCCCCTCCTCTCTTCTACTCTCTACGGAGGCACCCAACTCCACCCCAGAAGACCCAAAACCAAAGCGTTTGTCCCCCACTTATTCCATCATCCCAGAACAAGGCCCAATTCCGTCCAatccttcctcctccctccccggaATAAGAAATCCAGGAATTCCGAGAATAATTCGAACTCCGAGTTAACGCCTTCCGTGAACGCCGCCGtcgcctccttcctcctctccaccCTCGCCCAGCAGCAACCCCTCTCACCCGCCCTCGCCGACGACCTATCCCCTCCCCCGGACTCCCCTCCCGTCCAATTGGAGTCCGccacgaagccgagtgcccctTCGAGTCCCTTCTCCCAGTCCCTCTTGACCGCCCCCAAGCCCCAGACGTCCCCGGACCTCCCCGAGGGCTCCCAGTGGCGCTACAGCGAGTTCCTTAACGCCGTCAAGAAGGGCAAGGTGGAGCGTGTCCGCTTCAGCAAGGACGGCGGCGCCCTCCAGCTCACCGCTGTCGACGGCCGCCGCGCCACCGTCGTCGTCCCCAACGACCCCGACCTCATCGACATCCTCGCCATGAACGGCGTCGACATCTCTGTCTCCGAGGGCGACGGCGGCAACGGCCTCTTCGCCTTCAtcggcaacctcctcttccctTTCCTCGCCTTCGCcggcctcttcttcctcttccgccgCGCTCAGGGCGGCCCGGGAGGGGGCCCTGGGGGGCTCGGTGGCCCCATGGATTTCGGCCGCTCCAAGTCTAAGTTCCAAGAGGTCCCGGAGACCGGCGTCAACTTCGCCGACGTCGCCGGCGCCGACCAGGCGAAGCTCGAGCTCCAGGAGGTCGTGGATTTCTTGAAGAACCCCGACAAGTACACCGCCTTGGGCGCCAAGATCCCCAAAGGCTGCCTCTTGGTCGGTCCTCCCGGCACCGGAAAGACTCTCCTTGCCCGGGCCGTGGCCGGCGAGGCCGGGGTGCCCTTCTTCTCCTGCGCCGCCTCCGAATTCGTGGAGCTCTTCGTGGGAGTTGGAGCTTCTCGGGTCCGGGATTTGTTCGAGAAGGCCAAGTCGAAAGCCCCCTGCATTGTCTTCATCGACGAGATTGATGCGGTGGGGAGGCAGCGCGGTGCCGGTCTCGGAGGTGGGAATGATGAGAGGGAGCAGACTATCAATCAGCTCTTGACGGAAATGGATGGTTTCTCGGGGAACAGTGGGGTCATCGTTCTTGCAGCCACCAACAGGCCGGACGTGCTCGATTCTGCTCTGCTGCGGCCCGGCCGGTTCGACCGCCAGGTCACCGTCGATAGGCCTGACGTCGCCGGCAGAGTCAAGATTTTGCAG GTGCATTCTAGAGGAAAGGCGCTTGCGAAGGATGTAGACTTTGAGAAAATTGCTAGGAGAACTCCTGGTTTCACAGGAGCTGATCTACAAAACCTGATGAATGAAGCAGCTATTATTGCAGCCAGACGTGACCTTAAGGAGATAAGTAAAGATGAGATTTCTGATGCTCTGGAGAGGATAATTGCTGGGCCTGAGAAGAAAAATGCAGTTGTAtcagaagagaagaggaaactGGTGGCATATCATG AGGCTGGGCATGCCCTTGTTGGTGCACTCATGCCTGAATATGACCCTGTTGCCAAGATCTCCATCATTCCTCGAGGTCAGGCTGGTGGACTAACATTCTTTGctccaagtgaagaaaggcttgaATCTGGACTATATAGCAGGAGTTACCTTGAGAACCAAATGGCTGTTGCCCTTGGTGGAAG GGTAGCTGAAGAGGTGATCTTTGGAAAAGACAATGTGACAACAGGAGCTTCAAATGACTTCATGCAGGTTTCGCGCGTGGCAAGGCAAATGGTTGAGAGGTTTGGCTTCAGCAAAAAGATCGGGCAGGTAGCCATTGGGGGACCCGGTGGAAATCCATTCCTGGGCCAGCAG ATGTCATCTCAGAAGGACTATTCCATGGCAACAGCTGATGTGGTGGATTCTGAGGTGCGGGAGCTTGTGGAGAAGGCTTATTCCAGGGCCATGCAGATCATGTCAGATAACATCGATATCCTCCACAAGTTGGCACAGCTTCTCATTGAAAAGGAGACCGTAGATGGGGAGGAATTTATGAGCTTGTTCATTGATGGCAAGGCAGAATTATATGTTGCTTGa